In the genome of Mangifera indica cultivar Alphonso chromosome 9, CATAS_Mindica_2.1, whole genome shotgun sequence, the window TTGTATTTTATTGAAGTAAACTGCAGCCTAAAATAAGCAAAAACCAGGTCATTTCCCAtccttataattaaaaataaataaataaataaaaacaatcaaCTAGTAATCCACAATCTTGGGTTATCTAAACAATCCCAATGAAATGTGCACTAGGCAGGCAagcttcaaggaagaaaattgGACAAGCACTCAACAAACTGACCTGGCTTTCTTGTCAGTCAAAAATAAATTCAGAATAAAACATCTAAATAATACAGTATTAGCCATtcaataaaactttttaatgatgTAGTAACAGTACATGGTTGGCATgaccaaataaaatataatcaattaacCATGAACGACTACAAACAATAGACCCCAGGGGTTGGCCTAAGTGGTGAAGAGAAAGACTTCCCTTGTGAAAGACTAGAGTTCAAATAGCATGACCTTCTATATGTGAAAGACCAGGGTATGAATAACTTTAGGTTGACTAGCAATGTACCAAGATAAATCACACTTGATTTACCTAATGCAGTGGTTGTGGATCTACTCACTACACTCTAAGGTTACCTGTCCAACACTTTTTCACCAAAAAAGAAATAGAGTAGATTCAATGTCGGGTAATACAGTTGCACTCATCAAAGAATAGTTCCTAAGACTCAATGGAGacactaataaaataaaagcagtATAATCTCAACAGAGACTAACTCATAAAGGTTTGGCCtaatttaatagaataatatagaCCAATGAACCATCCAAATAGTGCTCGAACTGCCAGCCATTAAATGATAAGACATCAATAATCATTACCTTCATTGGGGTGACATTATATGTAGAAACACCAGTTATTGGAGCTGAACTTCGATTTTCAGCAGTATAAAATGCAAGGGCACTTTCTCCAGGCTTGACCCTTACCTACAGAAGGAGGAAATGATTCTAATGAAATCCTTAactctatattaaaaaaaaaataagaaattcagTACAGTACATTATGATAACCATATTACTCAAAGAGATTTTGAATGAGTTAGAATGTGATTGTGAGTGCTGTAACACGAAAGTGAACAAGGATCACCTCTCTTTGTGTAGGAATAAATTTCCATGGCATTCCATCAGCAACATCAGCATTAAATTGCACCACAATCTCcctaaagatttaaaaaagaaataaagaaaaaaactgtgTCAAGAAAGGCAATGGAGCACAGAGTAAATTTCATCAAGTCAGTAACCAATTAAACATACTCATAAGATAACAAATTCTTAAAAACAACAAGATCGTTGACCCTTATAACCAGAAATATAATAGCTTCCACTTCCATTTATTTATAGGGATTCCCAATTTGCTAGAAGTTGGTGTATAATTTAAACAAGGCATCacatcataaataatataatttttcaaattataaaacatctCATAAAGCAGGAGGGAAAAAACATACTTCAGGAAGATGGGATGACGTTATCATAATGttctaaattcaaacaaaaatatattacattatCTTCTTggtcttcaattatttttcatttcacaaGTTCAGGAAAAACAAGTTGCACACTCTACGGTTTGTAAGTAGAGAGAGAGAAGATATGCATTCCTAAGAAATAAGAATAACAAAGCTCTAATCAAGTTTTTAGAATCAAGAAGTATAAAAAATACACCTTGAAGTGACTGTTCCTTCTTTTGTATGCCGCGCAATCTTTTCTTCAACACTCTAAAGACAAACAATAacatttcataataatttaCAGTTACACCAGAGGCTGCACAGTACActagaagagaaaaaattatgagaaaaaatgaaatacataCACAGCCTCACCTCACGGCGCTGAACAGTTCCCCCATAACCAGTAGCTTGGCAAAATGTTCTATACAAAGGGACAGCAGCATAAGTACAACCCACCATCCCGAAAACCAACAATGTGAGGTAAAGAAGCATTTTCTGTGATTTTTGCTGTGTGGAAGCATGAGAAGTGTAGTGTCTCTGAAAACTAAGCAAAGAATTAGATCTCCAAAGAGATCTAGAGCCAAAAGACCGAGCTTCACAAGACTTGCTAACCAAACCACTGCTATATCCACATCTTGGCATCAAACCTAATAGACCATTATATCTGGTTGTACTTTTATAACTCGACCATGAAACATTGTGCATATGCCTGTAGGATAAAAAGCCAAATAGAATTCCAAAGAATTCTAGCAGATAAATAgacaaaatatatatgtattctattaataatataaatgttaataattgCGATAAAAGATACTAAAAAAAATACCTAGAATGTTGCAGGAAAGGCCACAAATGAGTTCTACTTGAAAGCCTTGACAGTGACATATTTCTAAATATCAAAGCGCACACACGCAATGGCATTAGAAAGTAGAAATAAACAAACCAAAAATATGTTCGCAGTATGTTTGATGTAATTCTTTgtaaaaaactttattaaaaaaaaaaaaatttaatcacaaaaaCCCTCCTCAATCACCCTCCTAAATcaacaacaaagaaataaaaggacAACAGATGATCGAGACCAGCCTCTAATAGAAATCCCatataaggataaaaattattttacttaattccTACAAATTTCCCAACGCAACAATCTCATATAAAGTTAGTAGCAAACGTCACCATTCattcaaatgataaaaacaaaattcttaAACAAAAGCCAACTAAAAAATGCAACAAATCCACAACgaaattcaaaattacaattaactCAAACAAGGTTTAAGTCCAACAAttctaaaatttatgaaaaaattacatACTTCAGGTAGGCGGTGGCTGCTTTCAAGTGGGTATTGCTGGCTGGCAGCTGGCTGTGTGGTGATGATCAGAGGTTGAGAGGAGAGAAACGTctggttttttattttagctTTTAGGTTATAGCCGTTTAAACAGTGATTTCTGTGTGGACTTTTATACACTTATTTAACACctgaattggaaaaaaaaaaaaacaaaaattccaGTTTTTAGAAATTAGTTTTAGTATTTCAAGGGGTAAAATAGAGAGAATAACAttatttccttaaaaaaaaaaatcagaacagtcttatttttaattaaaattaccaaaaacccaATCTCCATTGATAAATGGGCAATCTTATatgcatattattatattatgtatacgagggattattatataattaactattaatttatttttaatttaaaattatttaattatataatttcacaatattaatataatttaaaatgtttgactGGCTGTAGTTTTATCGTTAGGAGATTCCTTATAGCAGCAGGGAGGAGCAAATTGCTTTTCCTTCCAGTTTAAGTTGTTTGAGTGAATGATTATGTTGATATGGATGGTCAATGCCTCTAGGACTATCACTTTCTTATGGCAGTTTTATGTCCTGGACCCTAAAGCCAACAACTTGCCGCTAGTTTGATTGTTTTTATAGGAATACAATTTGTTGGTACTGAGATTTACACCAATTACATGAAGAGACAATAGAGAAAATCAGACAGTTTCAAGGATGTCATGAGTTTACATCTACgataatgatattatttgagAGATTAGAGTTAAATGTATGAGTATTTTGTTAAGTACAAAAGTATATGATTTAATGAATATCGTTGTGATCTCTATATAGTAGAAGAGTAACTACGCCTTGATCATCATGATACCtgaaattgtaataataatttaaaaataataaaaaattgttatttaatattaaacaaattatgaAGATCATAACAGACATGAATCTTTACtatctatttataatttctaGATGAGATTGTGCCTTATTTAAGGGTTCTTCTCAATTTGCTCACTAGTATAATATTTGTCTACTATTCATTGACTGCCTTTACGATACGTAGGTGGATGTTTACTATTAAATGCAAGTATGATAAAAGTATAAAAAGATACGATGTAGGACTTGTGGCAAAATATTATGCTCAAACCAGTGGATTCGATTATTAAAAAACCTTCGCTCCAGACGTAAATTTTAACTGACCTCTTTACTAGTTagatgtttaaaaaaataaaagaaaaaaaactttttcgAATATAGATTTGGAAAAAGGAGGTCTTTCTTAACCCTCCACCGGGTTTCAAAGAAAGGATTGAGAAAGGGAAAGTTTGATGgttgaagaaatttttatatgatcTTAAACAGTCTCAAAAGCCAGGTTTGACTGTTTTGGGAAGGTTATCAGAGGACATCGTTATTGCTAAAGTCAAATTGATCATTCGGTGTTTTACAAACATGCAAAGGATGGGAAAGTAGATGATATGATTTTTACTACATAGAGCTACAAAATTTGAAGGAAATTTCGGCTTAGAGACTGGAAATCAAAGACTTTGGATTCGCTAACGTACTTTCTGAAACACCCACTGAACCAAACCTTAAACTGTAATCTGCCAAAGTTGGAAGTGTGGTCAATATGGAGTGGTACCAAAGGTTGGTTGGTAAgttaatttattaatcataCAAACGACCAGAACAGCCTTTGTTGTCACTATAGTTAGTTAGTTTATGCACTCACCACCAGGATCGATGCACTTTGAAGCAGTGTATAGGATCATGAGGTTTTAAAGGGAACACCAAAAAAGGTCTATTATTCAAGAAACGTAAACATCTACAAGTATAGGTCTACACATGCAAATTGGGCTGACATTGTTACTATGGAAGATCAACATCATACCATCAAAATACCTTTATAATTTAACAATCTTTCCcgataataatttcataatataGAACACAAACTGCAGTcttttccaagcaaaaggaaaaacatataaaaagaggATGTAAGGAGATAGCAAGTCATGCAAAATTAAAGACTATTTATCCACGAAGCTGCTGTATCCCAAACGAAAGTGTGCATAGCATAAGTCCCATTAAAGCCAGAAATCCATATTTCCTGCACAGGATTTAAAGAAATGAACTGAATAAATCCTTGAACTCAGCATATCAAGACTGTAAATTCAGATTTCCAGTTTGTAATTTATTGTCAGGTTTCAACATAATTGTTGTGAGAGTTACAGCAAGCTCATGATCAAGTCAACAACTTTCCACTACAACTACACAAagatgtataaaatttttattcatatggATTTTTAGTAGTTTCATGcgtaaacaaacaaaacatcgTTCAAATCTCTTTTATACTACACTATGCTTTCACAGGTTGCCATTCTATAAAAACTTCTTTAAAGGAGACTTATAAGaagtaaatttataattgacGTCATTGTGTGATGTTGGTACGATTTTATGCCAGTAGAGTTTACATCACCAGATACAATGTTTTCTCAATAACTGTCATGCGTCTCCGTTATGCAATTGCTTCTCCCTAATAGCAGATGGTATGCTAGAATTTTCACTCTCTTCATATCCCCAATAGCAGATGATATAGACAATTGCTTCTCCATTATGTAAGGGTCACAAGCAAAAACTCTTCATTTCTATCCAAATTATACTAAAAGATCACCACTCTACTTAACATACATTCCTTCCCATCTCCATCTTATGTACAAAAACTATAGGATCAGACATCAGGTGTCACCAAGCATGACAAAACCTTTCTTTAGGAAAGCCATGGCCTATTCTGTGTGGAATTAGACtaaccatttttctttctttagaaTAGATTCAAAAAATAACGATGCatgttttcaaagaaaaatatgatcAGCAAACCACATTGAACAGAGATTAGGTTAATGAGTATATTGTTATGCCATTATTTCATAAGTTTTCTAACATGTTTTATTGTAATGATAAATCTGGCCAAGAATATTCTAGAGCATGAAATATAGAATATCAATAGAAAAAGGCAATCAAGTGAAGGTATTGATCCTGCAATAGTCGATTTACGTCATGTTTCTCATCTTGAGCTTATTTCTGCCTTAATTGTACATTTTATCATCTAATACTAATTTGATGTGGTTGCATAGAGATACcatatcataaattcaaatcactGAATTTTCCCTTCGTGAATCTCTACAACTTCCAATTATCACCGTGTCAATTTGAtaagcaaataataaaattataaggatCTTATAAAATACAAGCACTAGCTGATCGGTACATTTTCATCATATCATTACATTCTACAAGACCACCATATATAAAAGTAACACTTTTCAACAGCGTTTTTAACCTTAGTGTTATTACATTGCAACATTTCTTCAACATGACCTTTTCATTTTTAGTATTCCTCTTGCCCCCTACTAGCTCAATATCAAAGTATTGTATAAAATGCTCATTTCAACAGTTTAGTTATCAAAAAGTAGATATTTTCATGCCCATCATTTATAACCCTATGTTGAATTGGCGGTTTGATATTCATTTACTATCATTGTCAAGAATTCAAGTAAGGCAGGACAGAGGCAAAGGAAAAGACTTAACAGTCATAACTCTACCTAACAGGAAATCAacattttaacatatttttacttattagtTTTAGCTAACTTGAGGACCAATATCCATCACATTTCAACAACACTAACTGTCAACCTGGTATAATAGGAATTCacctatattttaaaatttttcatatctttTCCCTTTGCATATGAAGAACCCACTTTAAACATCAACGGAGTATGAATAAGAGAGAATGTTCAAGCATCACTGTAAACTATGATAATATGGTTTCAAAACTTGTATGCCTATCAATGATTTGCCACTGACTCAgcattttcaaataattcaacaattttCATTGATATGCTCATACAAGAATAAAGAGAAGTCCTGTCTAAtccttttttattcatttatttttaacatttctgaTCCTTCTATTGTCAGTGGCCATGAAtatcaaattaagaatttcatgGCAACACAATTCCGgccttaattttcttttatcagtCAAAAGCGGtataaaaaactacattttaaaacttaagaccattaaaattttatctatgcACAAGCATGTAAACTAGAATAGTAAAGTacaaaatagaacaaaaaaagaaaaaaactcatATATAATAATGCATCTAAAGAGAttatttaatagtaataaaGTAATTGagtaaagaaataaagaaacaaacCCAATGGTGAGGCGCTTTTGAGGATCACCAGTAGCGTATCCGTTGAAATAGAAAATCCGAGTGACAATATAAAAGGAGCCAAGTGCAGCACATATACAAGGATGACTAATACCTCCCAAAATcatcaacaagaagaaaataggCATCAATTCCAAAGAGTTCTGATGTCCCCTCTGGACCACCAAATccaaatacaaaaatatgttattatcaCAACAGAATTTCATCCAAAGATTAATCAGAAGCATTTCCAACCAATCAATTACCTGAACACAGTTAAACAACTTTGCATCTTTGTTTTCCGATTCTGTAGCATACATGGTTGGATAAGGCACTTTATATCTGTGTTTTTCAACCAGAAAAGATCAGTACTTCATTACGAGTGGAGATAAACAAAGAAACTGAAAGTATAAACaaagtatatgaagaagaaagaaagacacccaaaatttcttatattttgatGCTCAAAATATGATAAGTTTAGttctataacaataaaaatgcCCAGAAAAAAGATATCAAAAGATGGAGAAGAGACGAAACATACTGTTTGCGGGCTTTGCCAACTCGGAAGGACATCCAGAAATTAGTAAAACAGTAAAAGACGAGAACAATAGCGACATATCCGTATTCTTTAGGGAGGAATTGAGTGACAGCCATGGCGATGAGGGTGAGTTTAGTTAAACACTGGGTTATGATAAGGGTTGACCGACAGATAATTTTCTTTATGTAGTTGTGGTTTTAGCATTTAACTTTACACGCGGAAGTTTGGAAACTCATAGAAACGAACGGCCAGGTTCAATTCCAGAGCTGCAGCCAATAAGGTAATGCTAAAACAAGCAGCTGTTAATCGGACCTATCGAACCCGGCTCTGATTTGTTCAAgttaattcataaaaaaaaatttggacatACTTATTTGgcctaatattttcaaattcaaacctaATAATTTAATATCCAAATCAGTTCGAAATCTAAATTCTATCCGATctgaaatttaattgaataatcaaGCCTCAGGTTACCAGATCCAATTGGCAGTCCTAGTTGTTGTCTCTGTTAGGCTATAATTAATAAGGTAATTCTAAACAAGCGGTCGCAGCCACTGTAATTAACGACTTGATATAAAAACAAACGGCCATGAATCTATGACCAATTCCACGGCTTCGGCCTCCTTCAAAAAgtaatggccaaacgactatttcccacccaaggtatgctgtaatgacaagtttccttcctttaactatggaaataccaaacacccacccatggccagttaaaagtaatggggttaagggtaaaattgtcattttctctataatattaaaaaataaactaaaatataatttccttttgcccccctaaagtttgaaaacaaaaatttccccccagcctaagtttaagaaaatggcagtttcaccctagggtttggttttgaaatctccggcgacctctccggctccgttgccgacggcttctccctcccgaagaatcctctccttccggtgatcggtttcctcccatttggaggcccgatcgtcgctggaagaagacggttgtcttccctgggaagccgatcgtcttcccagacgaagacgacggcttcgtcttcgtctgggaagacgaagaacttcgtct includes:
- the LOC123226527 gene encoding microsomal glutathione S-transferase 3; this encodes MAVTQFLPKEYGYVAIVLVFYCFTNFWMSFRVGKARKQYKVPYPTMYATESENKDAKLFNCVQRGHQNSLELMPIFFLLMILGGISHPCICAALGSFYIVTRIFYFNGYATGDPQKRLTIGKYGFLALMGLMLCTLSFGIQQLRG
- the LOC123224710 gene encoding cytochrome c oxidase assembly protein COX11, mitochondrial isoform X1; this translates as MSLSRLSSRTHLWPFLQHSRHMHNVSWSSYKSTTRYNGLLGLMPRCGYSSGLVSKSCEARSFGSRSLWRSNSLLSFQRHYTSHASTQQKSQKMLLYLTLLVFGMVGCTYAAVPLYRTFCQATGYGGTVQRRESVEEKIARHTKEGTVTSREIVVQFNADVADGMPWKFIPTQREVRVKPGESALAFYTAENRSSAPITGVSTYNVTPMKAAVYFNKIQCFCFEEQRLLPGEQIDMPVFFYIDPEFETDPKMDGINNLILSYTFFKVAEE
- the LOC123224710 gene encoding cytochrome c oxidase assembly protein COX11, mitochondrial isoform X2: MHNVSWSSYKSTTRYNGLLGLMPRCGYSSGLVSKSCEARSFGSRSLWRSNSLLSFQRHYTSHASTQQKSQKMLLYLTLLVFGMVGCTYAAVPLYRTFCQATGYGGTVQRRESVEEKIARHTKEGTVTSREIVVQFNADVADGMPWKFIPTQREVRVKPGESALAFYTAENRSSAPITGVSTYNVTPMKAAVYFNKIQCFCFEEQRLLPGEQIDMPVFFYIDPEFETDPKMDGINNLILSYTFFKVAEE